The Kaustia mangrovi genome has a segment encoding these proteins:
- a CDS encoding oligosaccharide flippase family protein — MTLDGLFRMVLPARLHERVSGSAIATRLAHGSAWSLFGSAGSRLLVLATMIAVARILGQAPFGAFGLVQSTLGVVGMMAGIGLGSTATRFVAQYARTDPQRAGQVIGLVLSVSSATVLAAAIALVASAGLIADAVLGRPDLQSALVCGAALMSAMAFRGIQNGVFSGLQKFDTIARLAILEGGLSLAAAIPMALMLGVEGALIGLAASAAAVWIVGRTALASTLKSRGIAIRYRGALADWRILTGYSLPSFLANAVATPVLWFAMTLASRSADGLAGVGTYYAAYQWHGPMIFVPVVLMSVSIPTLVQEWEAGRRARFRKVTFWICGLTLAIALPPATAGALLSPWIMSFYGPEFRDGWAVLVFLLAAAPLHALAKISSGALLGMNRAWWVLAINMAWGATVIAVTLWLLPAHGVLGLAIAFFSAYLVLSTLAFGLVLAGSRAEASAGLSPRLHDSNGTA, encoded by the coding sequence ATGACGCTTGACGGCCTGTTCCGGATGGTCCTGCCGGCACGGCTCCATGAGCGCGTGTCCGGCTCGGCGATCGCGACACGCCTTGCGCACGGTTCGGCCTGGAGCCTGTTCGGGTCGGCGGGCTCCCGCCTCCTCGTGCTCGCAACCATGATCGCGGTCGCGCGCATTCTGGGGCAGGCCCCGTTCGGCGCGTTCGGGCTCGTGCAGTCAACCCTCGGCGTGGTCGGCATGATGGCCGGCATCGGGCTCGGCAGTACCGCGACCCGCTTTGTGGCGCAATATGCCCGCACGGACCCCCAACGCGCCGGCCAGGTGATCGGGCTCGTCCTTTCGGTCTCAAGCGCGACGGTCCTCGCAGCCGCCATCGCGCTCGTCGCCTCGGCGGGGCTCATCGCGGACGCAGTGCTGGGCCGGCCGGATCTGCAGTCGGCGCTGGTCTGCGGCGCCGCTCTCATGTCCGCCATGGCCTTCCGGGGTATCCAGAACGGCGTGTTCTCCGGCCTCCAGAAGTTCGACACCATCGCCCGGCTCGCCATTCTGGAGGGGGGCCTCTCGCTCGCCGCCGCCATCCCGATGGCGCTGATGCTGGGTGTGGAAGGCGCGCTCATCGGGCTTGCCGCGAGTGCTGCCGCCGTCTGGATCGTCGGGCGGACTGCGCTCGCCTCCACGCTCAAGTCCCGGGGCATCGCCATCCGCTATCGCGGCGCCCTTGCAGACTGGCGTATCCTGACCGGTTACAGCCTGCCGAGCTTCCTCGCCAATGCGGTCGCAACGCCGGTCCTGTGGTTCGCGATGACGCTGGCGAGCCGGTCCGCGGACGGCCTCGCCGGCGTTGGCACCTACTACGCCGCCTATCAGTGGCATGGGCCGATGATTTTCGTACCGGTCGTGCTGATGTCGGTCAGCATCCCGACCCTCGTGCAGGAATGGGAGGCCGGTCGCCGCGCCCGGTTCCGCAAGGTCACCTTCTGGATCTGCGGCCTGACGCTCGCCATCGCCCTGCCACCCGCCACGGCAGGCGCGCTGCTCAGCCCCTGGATCATGAGCTTCTACGGACCGGAGTTCCGCGACGGCTGGGCAGTCCTCGTCTTCCTGTTGGCGGCGGCGCCGCTCCACGCGCTGGCGAAGATCTCGTCGGGAGCGCTTCTCGGCATGAACCGGGCCTGGTGGGTTCTGGCCATCAACATGGCATGGGGGGCGACCGTGATCGCGGTCACGCTCTGGCTCCTGCCGGCCCATGGCGTACTCGGCCTCGCCATCGCATTCTTCTCCGCCTATCTGGTTCTCTCCACCCTCGCCTTCGGTCTCGTGCTTGCCGGCTCGCGCGCTGAAGCTTCGGCGGGACTGTCGCCGCGCCTGCACGATTCGAACGGAACCGCCTGA
- a CDS encoding class I SAM-dependent methyltransferase produces the protein MDRGQIAYAFDGLLRRARQKCLCPSCRSDRSERVDRKVFHELRRCRDCALLYRWPYETAEEMARFYQTDYRQAGLTTDLPDDATLRTLLETGFAGTQKDFSRLVDLLAALSVPQGARILDYGANWGYGVWQLRRAGYSALGYEVSQPRARYSDKLDVEVATQWPEIEARGPFDVVFSAHVLEHTPDPAGALREQLGVLAPGGWLIACFPNGSDAFRKADPAAFHRLWGRVHPVMLDEAFVRHTLPTPSLAVGAFCPADLDRFRHWDRATAWTGTLDTGELLVVYAKSGEAVHA, from the coding sequence ATGGACCGAGGACAGATCGCCTACGCCTTCGACGGACTGTTGCGCAGAGCGCGCCAGAAATGTCTGTGCCCGAGCTGCCGGTCGGATCGCTCCGAGCGGGTCGACCGCAAGGTCTTCCACGAATTGCGGCGTTGCCGCGACTGCGCGCTGCTTTATCGCTGGCCCTACGAGACGGCCGAGGAAATGGCGCGCTTCTACCAGACGGACTACCGGCAGGCGGGCCTCACGACCGATCTGCCGGACGACGCCACACTGCGCACATTGCTCGAGACGGGCTTTGCCGGAACCCAGAAGGACTTCTCCCGTCTCGTCGACCTCCTGGCCGCCCTGTCCGTGCCGCAGGGCGCGCGCATCCTCGACTATGGCGCGAACTGGGGTTATGGCGTCTGGCAGCTCCGGCGAGCAGGATATTCCGCCCTCGGTTATGAAGTGTCACAGCCCCGCGCGCGCTACAGCGACAAGCTCGACGTGGAGGTCGCGACGCAGTGGCCCGAAATCGAGGCCCGGGGGCCCTTCGACGTCGTCTTCTCCGCCCATGTTCTCGAGCACACGCCCGATCCGGCCGGCGCGCTGCGCGAGCAGCTCGGTGTTCTGGCGCCGGGCGGATGGCTCATCGCCTGCTTCCCCAACGGGTCCGACGCCTTCCGCAAGGCCGATCCAGCCGCTTTCCACCGCCTGTGGGGGCGTGTCCACCCCGTCATGCTCGACGAGGCCTTTGTCCGCCACACCCTTCCGACCCCATCGCTCGCCGTCGGCGCGTTCTGTCCCGCGGATCTCGACCGGTTCAGGCACTGGGACCGCGCAACCGCGTGGACGGGAACGCTCGATACGGGAGAGCTCCTCGTCGTCTATGCCAAGAGCGGCGAGGCGGTCCATGCCTAA
- a CDS encoding glycosyltransferase yields the protein MSASIGIVTGALSQAGGGVSEALRLLTGEFARQGVPATVYGLADTAGAPAPEGWPDSAAKAFPATGPRSFGYAGGMAQALLGGGHDLVHLHGIWGYPSIAAERWRRATGGPTVISPHGMLDPWALRNSHWKKVLAGALYQRGHLRRATCLHALCEAEAAAFRAYGLTGPIAVIPNGVELPGEPLGTPPPWAETLPAGARVLLFLGRIHPKKGLPALLEAWAEAMASRALPEDWVLAIAGWDQGGHEARLKAMASELGIAERVRFPGPQFGTAKRQSLERADAFVLPSLSEGLPMAVLEAWAHALPVLMTPQCNLPEGFAEDAALRADPTSASLADALGTLTAMTDAERRSMAGRGRALAAGRFGWPTVAAELRTLYDWALGGGVRPATVDPENSSRPDSP from the coding sequence GTGAGTGCAAGTATCGGGATCGTCACGGGCGCCCTGTCGCAGGCCGGCGGCGGCGTGTCGGAGGCGTTGCGCCTGTTGACCGGCGAGTTCGCGCGGCAGGGTGTTCCCGCAACCGTCTACGGCCTCGCCGACACCGCCGGCGCCCCGGCGCCGGAGGGCTGGCCGGACAGTGCGGCAAAGGCGTTCCCCGCGACCGGCCCGCGCAGTTTCGGCTATGCGGGCGGCATGGCGCAGGCCCTTCTCGGCGGCGGCCACGACCTCGTCCACCTGCACGGCATCTGGGGCTATCCGTCGATCGCCGCGGAACGCTGGCGGCGCGCGACGGGCGGGCCGACCGTCATCTCCCCCCACGGCATGCTCGACCCCTGGGCCTTGCGCAATTCGCACTGGAAGAAGGTGCTCGCCGGCGCGCTCTACCAGCGCGGCCATCTGCGCCGGGCGACCTGCCTCCACGCGCTCTGCGAGGCGGAGGCGGCGGCGTTCCGGGCCTATGGGCTCACCGGTCCCATCGCCGTCATCCCCAACGGGGTGGAGCTTCCCGGCGAACCGCTCGGCACGCCCCCGCCCTGGGCGGAAACGCTGCCCGCCGGCGCCCGCGTTCTCCTGTTCCTCGGGCGCATCCACCCTAAGAAGGGCCTGCCCGCGCTTCTCGAGGCCTGGGCGGAGGCCATGGCGTCGCGCGCGCTGCCGGAGGACTGGGTCCTCGCCATCGCCGGCTGGGACCAGGGCGGCCACGAGGCCCGCCTCAAGGCCATGGCCAGCGAGCTCGGCATTGCCGAACGCGTCCGCTTTCCGGGCCCCCAGTTCGGCACGGCCAAGCGGCAGAGCCTGGAGCGCGCCGACGCCTTCGTCCTGCCCTCGCTGTCGGAAGGCCTGCCCATGGCGGTGCTGGAGGCCTGGGCCCATGCGCTGCCGGTTCTCATGACGCCGCAGTGCAACCTGCCCGAAGGCTTTGCGGAGGACGCCGCACTCCGGGCCGACCCGACGTCCGCATCGCTCGCCGACGCCCTCGGCACGCTCACCGCCATGACCGACGCGGAGCGCCGGTCCATGGCCGGCCGCGGCCGCGCGCTGGCTGCCGGCCGCTTCGGCTGGCCCACCGTCGCGGCGGAGCTGCGCACCCTCTATGACTGGGCGCTCGGCGGCGGGGTGCGGCCGGCCACGGTCGATCCCGAAAACTCGTCACGTCCAGACAGCCCGTGA
- a CDS encoding glycosyltransferase family 4 protein: MPKSATSPQFVVAQLGARRHYAIPRMLNDAGMLSRFHTDICATKGWPRLLNAVPPSMRPARLRSVMGRIPSGVPSHLIETHGRFGLDYARRLTRARGQKEIAEVYLWAGNAFASQVATQGFAGASGVYTFNNGGLEILRTAGAEGLRTVMEQTIAPRRIQTDILEAERERHPDWAEASVVSAADDALIAREEEEWQAAGTILCGSAFVRDSIARAGGPAERCVVVPYGIDSGYAMPCDSTGHESRPHDGPLRVLSVGTVGLRKGAPYVAEAAERLAGRAAFRMVGAVSVPPAAQRRLSAVLELTGPVPRSEVARHFAWADVFLLPSLCEGSAGVTYEALSAGLPVICTHNTGSVVRHGSDGYIVGLRDVDAIAGHLDRLASDPDLLAQMSAAAAARRGDIDLDAYRQRLLAALAVAPGTERLTA; the protein is encoded by the coding sequence ATGCCTAAGTCCGCCACATCCCCGCAGTTCGTTGTCGCCCAGCTCGGCGCACGCCGGCATTACGCCATTCCGCGCATGCTCAACGACGCCGGCATGCTGTCACGTTTCCACACCGACATATGCGCGACCAAGGGCTGGCCACGCCTGCTGAACGCTGTTCCGCCCTCCATGCGCCCGGCCAGGCTCAGGAGCGTCATGGGCCGCATCCCCTCGGGCGTGCCCTCCCACCTCATCGAGACCCATGGGCGGTTCGGCCTCGATTATGCGAGACGGCTCACCCGTGCCCGCGGCCAGAAAGAGATCGCAGAGGTCTATTTGTGGGCCGGGAACGCCTTCGCCTCCCAGGTCGCGACCCAAGGGTTCGCGGGCGCCTCCGGTGTCTACACCTTCAACAACGGAGGGCTCGAGATCCTGCGCACGGCCGGTGCTGAGGGTCTTCGGACCGTCATGGAGCAAACCATCGCACCGCGCCGCATCCAGACAGACATCCTCGAAGCGGAGCGCGAGCGCCATCCCGATTGGGCCGAGGCATCGGTGGTCTCCGCCGCAGACGACGCATTGATCGCCCGCGAAGAGGAGGAATGGCAGGCCGCCGGAACGATCCTGTGCGGTTCGGCCTTCGTCCGCGACAGCATCGCACGGGCGGGCGGCCCGGCGGAGCGGTGCGTCGTGGTGCCCTACGGCATCGATTCCGGTTACGCCATGCCGTGCGATAGCACAGGCCATGAGAGCAGGCCCCATGACGGCCCCTTGCGCGTGCTGAGCGTGGGGACGGTCGGTCTGCGCAAGGGCGCGCCCTATGTGGCGGAGGCCGCGGAGCGGCTGGCGGGACGGGCGGCGTTCCGCATGGTCGGCGCCGTGTCCGTGCCGCCCGCGGCGCAACGCCGGCTCTCAGCGGTGCTGGAGCTCACCGGGCCGGTGCCGCGTTCCGAGGTCGCCCGGCACTTCGCCTGGGCCGACGTCTTCCTGCTGCCGTCGCTGTGCGAGGGCTCCGCGGGGGTGACCTACGAGGCGTTGTCGGCCGGGCTGCCGGTGATCTGCACGCACAATACCGGCAGCGTCGTGCGCCATGGCAGCGACGGCTACATTGTGGGCCTGCGCGATGTCGACGCGATTGCCGGCCATCTGGACCGGCTCGCCTCCGACCCCGACCTGCTCGCCCAAATGAGCGCGGCCGCGGCGGCGCGGCGCGGCGACATCGACCTCGACGCCTATCGCCAGCGCCTCCTCGCCGCCCTCGCCGTCGCGCCGGGCACGGAGAGGCTCACGGCATGA
- a CDS encoding class I SAM-dependent methyltransferase produces the protein MPPDMPPDTGPGPARLSGTRDSSPAPVPRPRDPVSSAHPEKAVDGFTALDGTVRFYSFVKAILMRTSARDVLDFGAGRGGFWFDDPSHYRKHMRDLRTTGATVTACDIDEAVLGHPCSHHRETIRPGAPLPFADRSFDVIVSDMTFEHIAEPEAVARELMRILRPGGYLCARTPNRFGYVALLTRLVPNGLHARLLARIQPGRKAEDVFPTVYRMNSPGRLGALFPDCEVSCFRDSAEPAYFFGNALLYRTLLAVHRLLPAALSTTLCAFIRKPSGEDRPGEGTMR, from the coding sequence ATGCCGCCTGATATGCCACCCGATACCGGACCCGGACCGGCCCGCCTGTCCGGCACGCGCGACTCTTCGCCCGCGCCCGTGCCCCGCCCCCGCGACCCGGTCTCAAGCGCCCACCCCGAAAAGGCGGTCGACGGCTTCACCGCGCTCGACGGCACGGTGCGCTTCTACAGCTTCGTCAAGGCGATCCTCATGAGGACCTCGGCGCGCGACGTGCTCGATTTCGGGGCCGGGCGCGGCGGCTTCTGGTTCGACGATCCCTCGCATTACCGCAAGCACATGCGCGACCTGCGCACGACGGGTGCGACCGTGACCGCCTGCGATATCGACGAGGCGGTGCTCGGCCATCCCTGCTCGCACCACCGGGAGACGATCCGGCCCGGCGCGCCGCTGCCCTTCGCGGATCGCAGCTTCGACGTGATCGTGAGCGACATGACCTTCGAGCACATCGCCGAGCCGGAGGCGGTGGCCCGGGAGCTCATGCGCATCCTGCGGCCGGGCGGCTATCTGTGCGCGCGCACGCCGAACCGCTTCGGCTATGTGGCGCTCCTCACGCGCCTCGTGCCCAACGGGCTGCATGCCCGCCTGCTCGCCCGCATCCAGCCCGGCCGCAAGGCCGAGGACGTCTTCCCGACCGTCTACCGCATGAACAGCCCGGGCCGCCTGGGCGCGCTGTTTCCCGATTGCGAGGTCTCCTGCTTCCGCGACAGCGCGGAACCGGCCTATTTCTTCGGCAACGCTCTCCTCTACCGCACCCTTCTGGCCGTCCACAGGCTGCTTCCGGCGGCGCTCTCCACGACGCTGTGCGCCTTCATCCGCAAACCGAGCGGCGAGGACCGGCCCGGCGAAGGGACGATGCGGTGA
- a CDS encoding glycosyltransferase — MSASTAHDELRQWWSEHIKTRLVGMFSSALVGGAPHAEYVTRLGLAPDAVFLGYDVVDNAHFAAGAERVRAAGEMPAMGDGPPLDARWRGRYLLASARFVPKKNLPRLIRAYGLYRARAQAEGTEAWPLVMLGDGAMRAELEALRDELGLTPHIHMPGFRQYGELPAFYGTAGAFILPSTTEQWGLVVNEAMASGLPVLVSRRCGCADTLVRDGANGWTFDPEDERAMAEVMLRVASDTARDGMGRASRQIVAQWGPDRFAEGLHAAARRALAAPARKAGPVDSALMRLVASVQDRRRLRHAA; from the coding sequence ATGTCTGCCAGCACTGCACATGACGAATTGCGCCAATGGTGGTCGGAACACATCAAGACACGCCTTGTCGGCATGTTCTCGTCGGCTCTCGTCGGCGGCGCTCCCCATGCTGAATATGTCACGCGGCTGGGCCTCGCCCCCGACGCAGTGTTCCTCGGTTACGACGTGGTCGACAACGCCCATTTCGCCGCCGGGGCGGAGCGTGTCCGCGCGGCGGGAGAGATGCCGGCAATGGGCGACGGGCCGCCGCTCGACGCCCGCTGGCGGGGGCGCTATCTCCTCGCCAGCGCACGGTTCGTGCCCAAGAAGAACCTGCCGCGCCTGATCCGCGCCTATGGCCTCTATCGCGCCCGCGCACAGGCGGAAGGGACCGAGGCCTGGCCGCTCGTCATGCTGGGCGACGGCGCGATGCGGGCAGAGCTGGAGGCGCTGAGGGACGAGCTCGGGCTTACCCCCCACATCCACATGCCGGGCTTCCGGCAATATGGCGAGCTGCCGGCCTTCTACGGCACGGCGGGCGCCTTCATCCTGCCGAGCACCACCGAGCAATGGGGCCTCGTCGTCAACGAGGCGATGGCAAGCGGCCTGCCGGTACTGGTCTCGCGCCGCTGCGGCTGCGCGGACACGCTGGTGCGCGACGGCGCGAACGGCTGGACCTTCGATCCCGAGGACGAACGCGCCATGGCGGAGGTCATGCTGAGGGTCGCCTCCGACACCGCCCGCGACGGCATGGGCCGGGCGAGCCGCCAGATCGTCGCGCAGTGGGGGCCGGACCGCTTCGCGGAGGGGCTCCATGCCGCCGCCCGCCGCGCGCTGGCCGCGCCGGCGCGAAAGGCCGGTCCGGTGGACAGCGCGCTCATGCGGCTCGTCGCCTCCGTCCAGGACAGGAGAAGGCTGCGCCATGCCGCCTGA
- a CDS encoding putative colanic acid biosynthesis acetyltransferase has translation MTHPLRPNTLDIANKLGRALWGVVWLVLYRPTPRPCHGWRRFLARLFGAKLGRGVHLYPSSRIWAPWNLEMGNHSCLSEFVDCYCVDKIRIGNHTTVSQYSFLCSASHDFRHRDMPLVTAPITIGEWAWITAGVFIAPGVTVGDGAVVTARSSVFDDIAPWTIASGNPAIPVKQRVLE, from the coding sequence GTGACCCATCCTCTCAGACCCAATACTCTCGATATCGCCAACAAGCTTGGCCGTGCACTCTGGGGCGTCGTGTGGCTCGTCCTCTACCGCCCGACACCGCGTCCCTGTCATGGCTGGCGCCGCTTTCTCGCGCGGCTGTTCGGCGCAAAGCTCGGTCGCGGCGTTCATCTCTACCCGTCCAGCCGTATCTGGGCGCCCTGGAACCTGGAAATGGGCAACCATAGCTGCCTGAGCGAGTTCGTGGACTGCTACTGCGTGGACAAGATCCGCATCGGCAATCACACCACCGTCAGCCAGTACAGCTTCCTCTGCTCAGCGAGCCACGACTTCCGACACCGCGACATGCCGCTCGTCACGGCACCCATTACGATCGGCGAATGGGCATGGATTACTGCCGGCGTCTTTATCGCACCCGGCGTGACCGTCGGCGACGGTGCCGTCGTCACCGCACGTTCCTCCGTGTTCGACGATATCGCGCCATGGACCATTGCCAGCGGCAATCCGGCCATCCCGGTGAAACAAAGGGTACTGGAATGA